In Bos indicus isolate NIAB-ARS_2022 breed Sahiwal x Tharparkar chromosome 19, NIAB-ARS_B.indTharparkar_mat_pri_1.0, whole genome shotgun sequence, the following proteins share a genomic window:
- the LOC109573571 gene encoding keratin, high-sulfur matrix protein, B2C-like, protein MACCSTSFCGFPICSTGGNCGSSCSQPTCCQTSCCQPISIQTSCCQPTCLQTSGCETGCGIGGSIGGSIGYGQVGSSGAVSSRTRWCRPDCRVEGTSLPPCCVVSCTTPSCCQLYYAQASCCRPSYCGQSCCRPACCCQPTCIEPICEPICCERTC, encoded by the coding sequence ATGGCCTGCTGTTCCACTAGCTTCTGTGGATTTCCCATCTGTTCCACTGGTGGAAACTGTGGCTCCAGCTGCAGCCAGCCAACCTGCTGCCAGACCAGTTGCTGCCAGCCAATCTCCATCCAGACCAGCTGCTGCCAGCCAACCTGCCTCCAGACCAGCGGCTGTGAGACCGGCTGTGGCATTGGTGGCAGCATTGGAGGCAGCATTGGCTATGGCCAGGTGGGTAGCAGCGGAGCTGTGAGCAGCCGCACCAGGTGGTGCCGCCCTGACTGCCGTGTGGAAGGCACCAGCCTGCCTCCCTGCTGTGTGGTGAGCTGCACAACCCCCTCCTGCTGCCAGCTGTACTATGCCCAGGCCTCCTGCTGCCGCCCATCCTACTGTGGACAGTCCTGCTGCCGCCCAGCCTGCTGCTGCCAGCCCACCTGCATTGAGCCCATCTGTGAGCCCATCTGCTGTGAGCGCACCTGCTAA
- the LOC109573544 gene encoding keratin, high-sulfur matrix protein, B2B → MACCSTSFCGFPICSTAGTCGSSCSQPTCCQTSCCQPTSIQTSCCQPIFIQTSCCQPTCLQTSGCETGCGIGGSIGGSIGYGQVGSSGAVSSRTRWCRPDCRVEGTSLPPCCVVSCTPPSCCQLYYAQASCCRPSYCGQSCCRPACCCQPTCIEPICEPICCEPTC, encoded by the coding sequence ATGGCTTGCTGTTCCACCAGTTTCTGTGGATTTCCCATCTGTTCCACTGCTGGGACCTGTGGCTCCAGCTGCAGCCAGCCAACCTGCTGCCAGACCAGCTGCTGCCAGCCAACTTCCATCCAAACCAGCTGCTGCCAACCAATCTTCATCCAGACCAGCTGCTGCCAGCCAACCTGCCTCCAGACCAGCGGCTGTGAGACCGGCTGTGGCATTGGTGGCAGCATTGGCGGCAGCATTGGCTATGGCCAGGTGGGTAGCAGCGGAGCTGTGAGCAGCCGCACCAGGTGGTGCCGCCCTGACTGCCGCGTGGAGGGCACCAGCCTGCCTCCCTGCTGTGTGGTGAGCTGCACACCCCCATCCTGCTGCCAGCTGTACTATGCCCAGGCCTCCTGCTGCCGCCCATCCTACTGTGGACAGTCCTGCTGCCGCCCAGCCTGCTGCTGCCAGCCCACCTGCATTGAGCCCATCTGTGAGCCCATCTGCTGTGAGCCCACCTGCTAA
- the LOC109573581 gene encoding keratin, high-sulfur matrix protein, B2C, whose product MACCSTSFCGFPICSTAGTCGSSCCRSTCSQTSCCQPTCLQTSGCETGCGIGGSIGYGQVGSSGAVSSRTRWCRPDCRVEGTSLPPCCVVSCTTPSCCQLYYAQASCCRPSYCGQSCCRPACCCQPTCIEPICEPTCCQPTC is encoded by the coding sequence ATGGCCTGCTGTTCTACTAGCTTCTGTGGCTTTCCCATCTGTTCCACTGCTGGGACCTGTGGCTCCAGCTGCTGCCGATCAACCTGCAGTCAGACCAGCTGCTGCCAGCCAACCTGCCTCCAGACCAGTGGCTGTGAGACTGGCTGTGGCATTGGTGGCAGCATTGGCTACGGCCAGGTGGGTAGCAGCGGAGCTGTGAGCAGCCGCACCAGGTGGTGCCGCCCTGACTGCCGTGTGGAGGGCACCAGCCTGCCTCCCTGCTGTGTGGTGAGCTGCACAACCCCCTCCTGCTGCCAGCTGTACTATGCCCAGGCCTCCTGCTGCCGCCCATCCTACTGTGGACAGTCCTGCTGCCGCCCAGCCTGCTGCTGCCAGCCCACCTGCATTGAGCCCATCTGTGAGCCCACCTGCTGCCAACCCACCTGTTAA